In Montipora capricornis isolate CH-2021 chromosome 4, ASM3666992v2, whole genome shotgun sequence, the DNA window CACTAAGCTGCTTCTTGCGCCCTGCCACCAAACCAAACTACTGATGCAGTTTCTAAGCTAAATGACGACCCCGGGGAAATTACCAAATAGTGCTGCAGAAACTCATTATTACTCAACCCGGACAAGACTAAACGTTTGATGATTGGAGTACGTCAACTCATAAAGTCTCTACCGACCATATTCATAACTCTTATGGGTAAGGACATTGAACCTGTCACCAGGGCAAAGGACCTAGGCCTCGAAGTCTACATCGACAATAGCTTGAATTACAAGGACCACATCAACAAGATTTCTTCAAGCTGTATCTACAAGTTGATTATGATTTTATTGGTAGGAGTGAGATAGGACGAGAATTTGATAGATCATCTCGATCACCCTCTTTTTCCACGATTCTGCAAAAATACCGGAACGAAAAGAACAGTTGATTAAATTTGTAAGTAGTGGCAGTGTAACAGGAGGGCAAGGTTTAGGATCCGGGCAGTCACTTTGTCAGCTCCAGGAGCCTTGTTCGATAAGAGAGCCTTAACTATCTTCGGGGTCTCTTGCTCGGTAACAGGTCTTTTAAAGTAGAACTCCTGATGACTGCTCCATTTGCTCATATCCTCATTGCTCCGGCTGCTATTGTCAAAGGCAGTAAAGCCAAGTTTTTCGGTCAAAGTCTGCGCCTTTACAGCAATAGTTTTACCAACAGAGGTATAGAATTCATTTTACTTATTTGCTTAGGCCTTAGGGTCTTCACATGTGGCGATTTGggcatcattattattagtatgCCGTGGTTGATGACTTTCCAGATTGAATTGGTATTACCTTTACTCTGTTTGTTAATTCAGAGCGAACGTATTCCTGTTCAGCGATGCGAATCTCACGCTTCACTTCTTGCCTAAAGAAGCGATAGGCATTCCAGTGAAGTTTATCCgttgtttaattgtttttttttcgccagAGACCACGAGTATTCATAAGGTGTTTAATATCTGGGGTAATGTAAAGATTCGGTCTTGTCTTTATCTTTGTGAGCTTGACCTTTGCTTGAATGTTTAATACGTCCCCAAATAAACAGTTGTTAGTGTGCACTTTATCATCGAAGTCGTCGAAAATGTTTATCATATGAAAAGGCACGTGGGCCAGATCATCTGCAAATTTCAGTGGATCAGAATTGTTGTACTGAGCTTCTGGTAGAGATATATGTAAGACGCTTTTTAGGCGGTTTAAGTTTGAGGGTTAACAAAATTAAGTTGTGGTCGCTCATAGTTGATGACTTAACTTTACAGCTGTAAATAGCTGTAAATGAAGTTCTCGTTGGTGGTTAAAGCTACGTCAATGAGTCTTTGGAAGGTTTCGGTAATTCTCGTGGGATCTTAGACTAATTGTACGAGATTAGTTGTAGCACAGAAGTCAAGGAGCGCTTCACCGTCGCTACAGCTTCCGAGCAGGTTACAATTCAGGTCCCCCAACAAAATGACATCCAATCTCAAGAGCAAAGAATCCATGAAATAGCTTTGTgaatattttttacataaacaACAACTCCCTCACCAGGCTTACGCTCTCCTCGATCTTGTCTTAAGAGGATATAACCAGGGATACCAATATCAGCGTCCGATGTAGATGGATTTAGTCAGGTCTCTGAAATTGTAAAAATATCGTAGTGGTAATTCCTTACCGTTTCGCAAACGAGATAGAAATTTTCACGGCATAATCAATGAGCGCACATTCAAATGAGCAAAGGCGACGTGTGGCTTTGATTTTGAATAGTTTCCAGTAGGCTTGATTAAAATTGAGGGCAAATTGGATTCTTTCTGCTTCAAGTTCACGCTTTCAGAGGCTTAAGGCCAAGGATGAGAATAAATATCGCCGCTACAAAGTAGATACTTCGACGGAGAATCGATAGAGCTTTGGTTTTCAGGTAGAGAGAGAACTGCTTGACCATGAATTGCCCACTTTAAGCTAGCAAAACGTATTATGTAGGCGACGTGAGCTCGTCTAACTTGggtcaaaaatttggttttatcaacggagttgataatgtaaattggccaccgtacagagattctaaaagctgacgtttcgagcgttagcccttcgtcagagcgccttcgtctgacgaagggctaacgctcgaaacgtcagcttttagaatctctgtacggtggccaatttacattatcaactccgttgataaaaccaaatttttgtatactactttcccaccgacgcagcaccacagtttctttagaaactactccTTCATTAACTTGGGTCAATCGATTCGTGGTAGCGACATTATATTTGATTAATTAAAAGCTTAGGACAACTGAGCCAAAGCGAGAACAAAACTATAATAGTAAGAGTCGGTCCACGGACGCCAAGAGCAACGTCATCAGCAGCCACTTTCGCTCCCCAACAGGCcatttgcactaagaggtcatgtgacatagttttcatgaaaatgaaagctatatgattttgccttcgaaaaacGATTAGTGGGTCATATCTTAAagataataatagtgatttggtttttcataCCCGCACCATTTTCTTAAAATGAGTAAGTTCctcgctggtcacgtgaccgaaatgtgatttttaaaattatgaattacttcTTTCTGAACACAAGCTTTGCACTTAAACTTCAAGGAGgatgttgaaaaaattatgtGCTAACGTTTACAGCACATCTGAGCGTAACTATTAAacgtttaacaagatataagcaaaaagtagttttggccgccatattggagggcaagagtatgccctccaacatggcggccaatacaaatcatactgctttgttgaaaaaatcaaagtgccataaaatatcttccttaaatgcgtttcctctcaaatttcgggTGTAAGCTAATTTTTATGTGCTCTGTCAATTTTTTGCATCAACAAGATTCCAACTCATTGTTTAAAGGAAgcaatggtcacgtgacctcttagtgcaagtggcctactCCTTGCTCTCCTACACGTCGACAACCTTGCGCCACTTCAACAACCCACCAAAGCCCACGACTTTTCACCcaatatttcaaaaacaagtGCGAGTGTCTGACCGAGGtttccaaacacgagaaaactgatgGCTTTTAtcgttttcgagtgtttggaaaccccggtaaaacacgaagcacgagtttttgaaatggcTTCTCAATCGGCACCTaattgtaaacaaaagaaaacaaaatcagcGCACAGTTTGTGATGATAATGTTCGTGTTTTTCACAACTGAAGCTTGTTTATTTCAAGTAGCCACAATTTGCACTCAGTGGCGTCCAGCTAGTTCCGAAACATGGACGGGTTAGCTGAGGATGAATTTTGCCGGTTTCGACCGCCCAAAAGTGTGCAAGAAGAAGATTCTTTGCTTGTAAAGCAAATAGCGAGGAGAAACTTTGCCCAGATATCGAGCTGAAATGGATGAGGGACAAGGTAAAGACTCTGGGTGTATGGTTGTCAACTGACCCGTTAATAACGATGAAAGCAAACTTTAACGAAAGTAACAAAACTTAAGGCAACTTTGGGCTGTTGGGAATTGCGTCGACTTAGTTTACTTGGTAAAATAACTGTATTAAAAAGTTTAATAATCTCGCAACTTGTTTATATTCTCTCACCTTTGCCAACAGATCAAAGAGTAGTTAACGAAGTTAATATTCTCTGTTACAATTTTATGTGGGAGGGCAAAGGTGACAAAATTAAGCGTGATACTATGATTAGTGATTATGAACAGGGTGGACTGAAGATGGTTGATGTAAAGATTTTTAGCAAGGCTTTGAAGGCAACTTGGATTAAGAAATGATGGGAAAAACCTAAGCGAAGTTTCGGACTACAATACGTTGTGTGAAAAAGGTCTGATGGCAAATAAACCAAACAGCCCTTGAATAGTCTGATGAAGTGGTCAGCGGATTGCAAAATTGAACCAAACGAAACTGTTGACTGGGTGACCGTGTATCGAAAACCCTTCGAACGTACCAAAATAATAATTGCCACCaataattttctgaaaaaaattaactttattGATAACGATCTTTGCAGTTTCTGTCAACGGGAAGAGGAATCACTCATTCACTTACTCTGGACTTGCACTGTAGCGTCCCGTTTTTGGGAAGCTTTTAAGGAACACAGGACGAAAATTCAAGTTTCCGTATCTGTTAAACGTAACGGAAACTTGAAAATGCTAATTTACGTCACGTTTCCGTGTTGCGGAAACACTGAAGTTTCATTTTTAAGGTATATCTTACGTTTCCGTTGAGTTTCCTGAACGGAAACGTCGTAATTATGATTCCGTCATGTTTTCGTGTGCAAATTTCCGTTCCTCATGTTTCCGTCACGTTTCTGCTAACAGTTTTTTAATCTTCCagtaatgaaataaataaagctgagagaaataaaGCATCTGATTTTTTAAAGTCAGTGTACAGGAAGGCAAAATATATGGTTACTGTAAAATAGTAATTTTGTCAATGGAACAAGCACGCCACAATTGCAACTAAGCCGTTTCTCTGGTTTATTATCTTACtcagtatttgcatttgaatctTCTACCATGAACATGCTTGCCAGCACCCTGCGAGCAGGGCCtccttttgtcgttttctttactgaggaggagaaaagtaggctctgcccgaatcacGTCAACTCTtcgaagccgccgcagcccgagcttctggactagtcaatcttggtttctctcgtcaaaccggttattccagtgcgagcgtccctttggtgacaaaaccgatggttataattgagcccgctgtacaatgaaaaaccaagatggcggcgagatctggcatattagacttgggttcgagactgtatcctggcaacatgcagcgcatattcaataaagatcttactcgattcatgcagagcctgtctcgagaacgccaaaatcgagcaagcaaaagaaaggctctgctggcagggtggcTTGCCAGCTGTCTGACGGATAATTAAATTACTCTCAACAACATGAGCTTTATTGAAACGAAACTCACAAGGGACGTGTTTAACTTACCAAATAGTTAAATATTTTCAAGTTCTCATTTAATCATATGGAGACAATAAAAGCATCTGATGGAATTTAAGGATAAGAGCAGTTACCCTAGAGTATGGCATTCAAAGGCAATTTTAAGGTAAGGTAATTGTGATGGAGCCTTTGTTTAGAGCTTTGTTGTCATGCCCAAATGAAGCAGTAGTTTTAAGTCTACGGTTCTCTATTAAAGAATTTATGGTGCCAGTTTTGAAAATTGGAttgagattttaaaaaatcatttctgTACTCCTTATGTCAAAGCCTTAACAATGAGGAGATATTATATTTCAGAGACTTGGCAGTTGAATTAACTTCTTTTATTAGAATAGAATGCAGGAAGGATAATGCAAAGGCTAAAATAAGGTGAAAATGAATTCTCAAAAAGTTTTCATTGACCACAACTACCTCAAAGGCACCATTGGCTTGAATACTAAAATCCCTTGgttgtatttttcatttcaCAAGCTTTAAAAGCACCTCAAAAGTCatcattttagtttgttgaCTCCTTTTGATGATTACAAGCTTTAAAAGCACCTCAAAAGTCatcattttagtttgttgaCTCCTTTTGATGATTACAAGCTTTAAAAGCACCTCAAAAGTCatcattttagtttgttgaCTCCTTTTGATGATTACAACTTAATCTCAACTGTCTAGATCAATATACATCAAAAGTAAAGGAACCTGCAAAGAAGTCCTGGTTCAAAAGGTACACTCAGTTAAAAACTCAGAGCAACTATTCCCTCGACTGATTTAATATACAGAACAGGAGTTTCACATTTCAGACATTATTTTCACCTTCAATTTTGCATATACTACATTCACACACACTGCCTTCCCCATCAGGTTCATCTGTAATACAATTTTCTCCTCACACAGTTCTCTGTGGCATGCTGGCCAGTTTTGAATAGGAATCATGGTGGAACGTGAaataaaaaagttaacctaaagTAAACAGTCCTCTGCTCAAAATTatctttgatatttttttcCAGCTACATATATGTGTTATTGTTGTCAAAAAGTGCCAACTGGCAATTATAACCAACTACAGAATTAAGATACATTGTATACATTTTGCTTATGATTGAAGGCCCTTCTACGCAAAATCTCTTTGACAACCCTCAATTTTACACTgaaaaaagtgctgcctttttgTCGCATTAGTGATGCCTACAGTGTAcctaacttaaggacggtgcctactaattcaaaggtatttttgccccggtttatgattatgcgggaatgtagatcttaacaagtgttattgaaataaaaaaacaaaatttggggtaacccaCGCATTCTTCAAAGATAAtccatgaacaatatttgtaaaaagctttaaaatacaaagccatgtatggcattctttctcaaattgaagcttaattagctttaaaaaatgcatggttgccctcaattttctttttggataccattAGTACTTACagtactaagatctactttctctgcataattttaaaccgcacaaaaatatccctgtattagtaagcatcaccgataggaaatccaagtatctcgagatgcgcagaacgtatgtgcaataacaatagtaggcaccgtccttaaaacaaaaTTCTCCTACAAATAGGTGAGCAAATTAAGTATTGCTGTCCAGAATACTGcttacaagcaaacaaaaatttcgAATGAATTCTCTGAACAGGCAAAAAAACTGCTGGTCCACTATCCTCAAAGTTTCTTGCATACCAAACAGACAGTGGATTTCCAAACCCAAAGTCCTGTTCTGATAACCTTAACCAGTTCACAATGGCAAAGGCATGAATTGCCTGCTTTCCATCTATCTCCACACTATGAACAATGAAATGACGAATGATTCCAGGTCTCTGCATTCCAGGGTTAATACCTCCATTGTCACCACACCACGATGCAATAATGTGTGCATATGGACAAAGCCTGAAGCCTACGGTGGAGCCATATCTCTCCCCTCCTACTGACAAAGACTTGTACTTCTTGTACAATGTTGCCAGATTTAGTGATGCTTCTGTTATCTTTGGGTACAGGGTCATATAAACAGAGCGCAAAGAGTCAAGTTCATTCCTGTCAAGACTTCCCAGTTTGTAAGTGCTTTCAAAGAAAATCAGTTCTAAGTCTGCCCATACAGACTCCTTTCCAAGTAAGGGACCACAGGAGGCCATCATGAGATGCAGGGGTAGGACATTGTCTACAGAAAGACATGTACCTTTAGATTCAATTTGATTTCTGCATCCCTGTAAGAAAAAGTTTCCATACTCTTCTGGCAGATTGTACTGCATGTTTGCCAGAATTCCAGAGGTCATAAACTTGCGCATAATTTGTAGCTCTACGGTCTTATTGTTTGTGTGATAAGATCCCAAAATACCATTATAACGTTCAAAGCTAAAGAGCCAAAATCCATAAATGCTGCCATAGTTCTGCACACATTCCTTAAGATGCAAGTGGAGATGCATATTTGGTGATATAGCCAATTCACCATTAATCTTCTCATATTCCTTAACAAAATGCAACAGTTTGCAATCTGCAAGCattaagtctgtttttgtaaTACATGGCTTGCAAAGGAGGCGACAAGCTAAAACAAAAGACTGCCAATAATGAAGATGCTGATCTGAGACCACATCCTTAAGAGCATACATTGAAAACAGGAGAACAAAGTTTTTCCATTGAGCAGCAGTGTACCCGCCATAATTGGATTTGATGTTTCCTGGTAGTCTTCCAATGTCTGATAATGAAGAAATTTCCTCTATGCTTTTTTGGATCTTCTCCAAACCTTCCTTTGTGATTATGTCATTCTCTATCCATTTTGAGAAAACTCTCTTTGCTGTTCCAAGGAACAAGTTATGCATAGGGTCAATCACACACATCTCAACACTTGTATAATAAGGAAGTTCCAATAAAACAGTGTACCGGACTCCAAGCTGACTAGCAAGCTTTTCTGAGGCACTCTCAGAGGTACAGTTCTTTACTCGGTAGGCATCTCTTCGGTGCTGCTGTGAGGATCTCTTTGGCCACTGGTCCCGGTCCTGGAAACCACCATAGTTCCTCTGCTCTCCAAAACCACCTGGAAATTCTTTATTGCAGTGAGAGCAACCTCGCCTTGCACTATGACCCAGGAATCCACACAGTTTCCTTGCTGCTGGAATATCTGAAGCAAAGCATAAAACTGCTGCCTGAATCGCCACTGCAGAGGATGGACTGTTGTATGTGTTAACCTTGACTCCCTTCCACAAAGCATTTAGTTCATCAACAGCAGGGTTAAGGAAGTGGTTCAGAGATTTTGGTTCATGTTTGAGGGCAGGAATGATACCTACCAGtattacattttctttcctaAATCTGATGCTTCTGGGAAGATTCATCAACACCATGTAAATAACTCCCACAGAAAAGTCATTCCGATGTTTAAAGGGTTTAAACCAATCCACATTCATCATGAGGCCAAATGATCTAGGAAGGTCAAGGAAAGGTTTGTTGCCTTTCCAGTTGCCAAATTGTTTCCAAATTTGTCCATCATACACATCAGCATACAAATCATCATCTATTTTTCTTGATTTCCACTTTTCACACTGCTCTTCCAGTCCAGGACGCTTCAGCAAAGTCTCCAAGGAATCAATGATACTCTTGTAGCAGTACGTCTTAAGAGCATAGAATTTGACAGACCCATTTTTCAAGACAATCTTCTGGGCAAGCTGGGCACCGCAAGTTTTTGCACGTTTTGCTCTTGGAAAGGGTAAATTGTCACAGGTCTTTGCAAAAGATTGTCGTCCATTATTGACCACAATTTCATCCATTTGGTACAGTTTTGTGCATTTTGGACAAACCACATATTGATGAAAATTGTCACGATCAATGCCCAGAAATTTCCTTGCAGAATAGAGAGTTGTTGGTAGATTGGTTGCCACAACAAAACACAAATCTGTGTGCTCCTTAATAAGATGACCAATACAAAAAAATATCTGTTGGACAAATTTTAGCAGCTGTTCAATCGCATTGTCACTGACATAGTTCTTGTACTGCCACACTAGAACGAAGTACACAACCCACGTCAGAATGACTCGTAAGCGCTGCTGATTTGTCTCCTGAGGCAAAGGTTGAGGCAATTCTAACTGTTCTGACTGAAGTAAATTCTCCATGTCACTTGCTTCAGAGTCCAAATAATCAGTTTCTTCATCTTCACAACTGTTTAATTCACTGTCAGAGCTGTTGTTAGGAGTTTCTTCAGAGTCAACTGTTCCCTACATGTAgataattgaaataaaatttcaacTTTACTATCCAGAAAAATGTCACAACACAATTTTTGTCGCATACATGCACATGTCAGAGAGAGAATGATTGTGGCCATGGCAAAACTGATAACTGATTGAGAAAATTTTTTTAGTCTGATACCATTACCACATCACCATCCCTTGGGAAAGTTTGCTGTAAAGAACTCAAGAATCCAGAGTACTGCAAGCATCTACAGTGCACAAGTAGAAATTGATCGTTGCAGCTTGTTTTCACCACTTTTATTATGGATCACACTTGTACAATGTAATTACCAATAATTTTTTATACTGTACTAGTAGTTTTTGTAAGCCATTATCACAATcatgtgaataataattttatcatcATTCTTAACAAAATTGCATTGCAAAGTACTTGATAATTCAGCCAGCTCTAATGACTGTGACAAATTTTTACTAAATAAAGTATATGtttatctacatgtacaatgggttaaacaggttttttttttttttaaccaaaagaGCAATCAGAGTCAATTTTGTTTATTATGCCTGCTCAGTACATAACATGGAAGATAAATTTTCCCAATTGCTATTGCAGGCAGTAAATTTTATTTGTTACCCCGGAGCAACTTCATAATACAGggccacgattgcgt includes these proteins:
- the LOC138045827 gene encoding uncharacterized protein, whose product is MKRKRFQETSNRKKRRERCRQRCGHCQQFLSNSQFHEHRRLYFDSNRKQWKTVKGVGRTSAPEDVPGSSSSESEGIKGSDELYHQQGTQDLPGSDSDDLTGSEFFSTSQQGTVDSEETPNNSSDSELNSCEDEETDYLDSEASDMENLLQSEQLELPQPLPQETNQQRLRVILTWVVYFVLVWQYKNYVSDNAIEQLLKFVQQIFFCIGHLIKEHTDLCFVVATNLPTTLYSARKFLGIDRDNFHQYVVCPKCTKLYQMDEIVVNNGRQSFAKTCDNLPFPRAKRAKTCGAQLAQKIVLKNGSVKFYALKTYCYKSIIDSLETLLKRPGLEEQCEKWKSRKIDDDLYADVYDGQIWKQFGNWKGNKPFLDLPRSFGLMMNVDWFKPFKHRNDFSVGVIYMVLMNLPRSIRFRKENVILVGIIPALKHEPKSLNHFLNPAVDELNALWKGVKVNTYNSPSSAVAIQAAVLCFASDIPAARKLCGFLGHSARRGCSHCNKEFPGGFGEQRNYGGFQDRDQWPKRSSQQHRRDAYRVKNCTSESASEKLASQLGVRYTVLLELPYYTSVEMCVIDPMHNLFLGTAKRVFSKWIENDIITKEGLEKIQKSIEEISSLSDIGRLPGNIKSNYGGYTAAQWKNFVLLFSMYALKDVVSDQHLHYWQSFVLACRLLCKPCITKTDLMLADCKLLHFVKEYEKINGELAISPNMHLHLHLKECVQNYGSIYGFWLFSFERYNGILGSYHTNNKTVELQIMRKFMTSGILANMQYNLPEEYGNFFLQGCRNQIESKGTCLSVDNVLPLHLMMASCGPLLGKESVWADLELIFFESTYKLGSLDRNELDSLRSVYMTLYPKITEASLNLATLYKKYKSLSVGGERYGSTVGFRLCPYAHIIASWCGDNGGINPGMQRPGIIRHFIVHSVEIDGKQAIHAFAIVNWLRLSEQDFGFGNPLSVWYARNFEDSGPAVFLPVQRIHSKFLFACKQYSGQQYLICSPICRRILF